A stretch of Henckelia pumila isolate YLH828 chromosome 4, ASM3356847v2, whole genome shotgun sequence DNA encodes these proteins:
- the LOC140862203 gene encoding uncharacterized protein, protein MHVYIKSIDEKAWQRVLQGWNPPRRTDGEGDFLLKPETDWNADETAASNMNNKALNAIFTSLYSNMFSLVTNCVCAKQAWEKLQMHCEGSDSVRPTKRRILTTQFENLRMEESETIDDYECRLRKIENEAIDLGDANLE, encoded by the coding sequence ATGCATGTCTACATCAAATCGATTGATGAAAAGGCTTGGCAGCGTGTGTTACAAGGCTGGAATCCACCAAGGAGAACTGATGGAGAAGGAGATTTTCTCCTCAAACCAGAAACGGACTGGAATGCCGATGAAACTGCTGCTTCGAATATGAACAACAAAGCCCTTAATGCTATATTTACTTCTCTTTATTCTAATATGTTTTCACTGGTCACTAATTGTGTTTGTGCTAAGCAGGCCTGGGAAAAACTTCAAATGCACTGTGAAGGATCCGATAGTGTGCGTCCAACCAAAAGAAGGATTCTCACTACTCAATTTGAAAATCTGAGAATGGAAGAGAGTGAGACAATCGATGATTATGAATGCCGCTTAAGGAAGATCGAGAATGAGGCAATTGATCTTGGTGATGCTAATCTCGAATGA